The following proteins are encoded in a genomic region of Brachypodium distachyon strain Bd21 chromosome 1, Brachypodium_distachyon_v3.0, whole genome shotgun sequence:
- the LOC100841576 gene encoding expansin-B4 gives MAKHLSLLLVAAPPLLMLLLFSSVYGSSAGGGPNLNASAVSFGQSGVARATWYGAPNGAGPYDNGGACGFKNVNKYPFMAMTSCGNQPLFKDGKGCGACYKIKCTKHKACSGRTETVVITDMNYYPVAPYHFDLSGTAFGKLAKPGRNDELRHAGIIDIQFTRVPCEFPGLKVGFHVEEGSNAVYMAILVEYENGDGDVVQVDLMESGRGGGRWTRMKESWGSIWRLDSNHRLQAPFSLRIRNESGKTLVARNVIPSNWRPNTFYRSIVQYS, from the exons ATGGCCAAGCATCTCTCGCTCctgctggtggcggcgccgccgctgctaaTGCTGCTCCTGTTCTCCTCCGTCTACGGCTCCAGCGCCGGCGGAGGGCCGAACCTGAACGCCAGCGCCGTGTCCTTCGGCCAGTCGGGCGTCGCCAGGGCCACCTGGTACGGCGCCCCCAACGGCGCCGGCCCTTACGACAACG GCGGCGCTTGCGGGTTCAAGAACGTGAACAAGTACCCGTTCATGGCCATGACCTCCTGCGGCAACCAGCCCCTCTTCAAGGACGGCAAGGGATGCGGCGCATGCTACAAG ATCAAGTGCACGAAGCACAAGGCGTGCTCCGGGCGGACGGAGACGGTGGTGATCACGGACATGAACTACTACCCGGTGGCGCCCTACCACTTCGACCTCAGCGGCACCGCCTTCGGCAAGCTCGCCAAGCCCGGCCGCAACGACGAGCTCAGACACGCCGGCATCATCGACATCCAGTTCACCAG GGTGCCGTGCGAGTTCCCGGGGCTCAAGGTGGGCTTCCACGTGGAGGAGGGCTCCAACGCGGTGTACATGGCGATCCTGGTGGAGTACGagaacggcgacggcgacgtggTACAAGTAGACCTCATGGAgtccggccgcggcggcggccggtggacGAGGATGAAGGAGTCGTGGGGCTCCATCTGGCGCCTCGACTCCAACCACAGGCTCCAGGCGCCATTCTCGCTGCGCATCCGCAACGAGTCCGGCAAGACGCTCGTCGCCCGCAATGTCATCCCCTCCAACTGGCGCCCCAACACCTTCTACCGCTCCATCGTCCAGTACAGCTAG